A part of Entelurus aequoreus isolate RoL-2023_Sb linkage group LG03, RoL_Eaeq_v1.1, whole genome shotgun sequence genomic DNA contains:
- the snx1a gene encoding sorting nexin-1a, which produces MATSSERSPPPFPDSEDQDLLDSGDVGGRGSDEDDGDDLFMSVSNASLSEMDAKLQSGGQPGDDLLTPPSDIVTSSDPVSSQSGSKAASEPSDEFVDLTNSPDDSLGSDSAVMDDEEASSEIPLNDDFVDILGSEIEEQRQEAAGGEAETTPGEIELTVEPAVEDAAPLLDISGDSPANPTSQPPGKIVDPLLDFLGDPVPAVGLKQSTPVVADLFEDEGSDLFADPRQTIPSKLPQKSLFGEPDDDLFTEPLGAKLPTMDKPLAPKVASTGSGKVGGPLLASSSGDIFTEEAVAKLPNKTSLVNTATNGVHEEENPDIFADATVELSLDSPRSERKKDTASATKPSTYAASSVSNAACVAKTQADTLEELEAEEEEDQFDIAISITDPEKIGDGMNAYMAYKVCTQTTMPMFRNKTFTVRRRFSDFLGLYEKLSEKHGPNGFIVPPPPEKSILGMTKVKVGKEDSSSADFLERRRGALERYLQRVVTHPSLLQDPDVREFLERDELPRAVSTQALSGAGFLKMINKATDAVSKMTIKMNESDVWFEEKLQEVESADQQFRKLHVLVECLVIHRKELSTNTASFAKSTAMLGSAEDNTALSRALSQLAEVEDKMEQLHQDQAANDTFRFAELIADFIRLLGAVRGSFDHRMKAWQRWQDAQTMLQKKRETEAKLQWANKPDKVQQAKEEIAEWEAKVTQYERDFDRVSATVRKEVLRFEKEKAKNFKRQIIKYLESLLKSQQQLMKYWEAFLPEAKAIA; this is translated from the exons AGCAACGCCTCACTTAGCGAGATGGACGCCAAGCTGCAGTCTGGCGGCCAGCCCGGAGACGATTTACTGACGCCTCCCAGTGACATCGTCACCAGCAGCGATCCCGTCAGCAGCCAATCGGGATCCAAAGCGGCGAGCGAGCCCTCTGACGAGTTTGTGGACCTCACAAATAGTCCGGACGACTCGCTGGGGTCCGACAGCGCGGTGATGGACGATGAAGAAGCATCCAGTGAAATCCCTCTGAACGACGACTTTGTTGATATACTGGGAAGCGAAATTGAAGAGCAGCGACAGGAAGCGGCAGGAGGAGAGGCGGAGACCACGCCGGGTGAAATTGAGTTGACCGTAGAGCCAGCTGTAGAAGATGCAGCGCCGCTTTTAGACATCAGTGGTGATTCACCAGCAAATCCCACATCGCAGCCACCTGGCAAAATAGTGGACCCTTTGCTGGACTTCCTCGGAGACCCCGTGCCCGCCGTGGGCCTCAAGCAAAGCACCCCTGTCGTCGCCGACCTGTTCGAAGACGAGGGCAGCGACCTGTTTGCCGACCCACGGCAGACAATACCCTCCAAGCTGCCTCAGAAGAGCCTCTTTGGCGAGCCGGACGACGATCTGTTCACAGAGCCGCTGGGTGCCAAGCTGCCCACGATGGACAAACCTCTCGCCCCAAAGGTTGCAAGtaccggcagtggtaaagttGGTGGGCCGCTGTTGGCGAGCAGCAGCGGCGACATTTTCACAGAGGAAGCAGTCGCCAAGCTCCCCAACAAGACCTCCCTCGTCAACACGGCGACTAACGGAGTCCACGAGGAAGAAAACCCAGACATATTTGCAG ACGCCACAGTGGAGCTCTCTCTCGACAGTCCACGCAGCGAGAGAAAGAAGGACACCGCCTCCGCCACCAAACCTTCGACATATGCTGCTTCTTCCGTGTCGAACGCTGCCTGTGTGGCCAAGACTCAGGCGGACACTTTGGAGGAG TTGGAAGCAGAGGAGGAGGAAGACCAATTCGACATTGCCATCTCTATTACTGACCCAGAAAAAATAG GTGATGGGATGAATGCCTACATGGCCTACAAAGTTTGCACTCAG ACCACCATGCCCATGTTCCGCAACAAGACCTTCACGGTGAGGCGACGCTTCAGCGACTTCCTGGGCCTGTACGAGAAGCTGTCAGAGAAACACGGACCCAACGGCTTTATCGTGCCTCCTCCGCCCGAGAAGAGCATCCTGG GTATGACCAAGGTGAAGGTGGGGAAGGAAGACTCATCGTCTGCAGACTTTCTGGAAAGAAGAAGAGGTGCCCTGGAAAG GTACCTTCAGAGGGTGGTGACTCACCCTTCACTTCTCCAAGATCCTGATGTCAGAGAGTTCCTGGAGCGAGACGAA TTGCCCAGAGCCGTGAGCACGCAGGCTCTGAGCGGCGCCGGCTTCCTGAAAATGATCAACAAAGCGACAGACGCCGTCAGCAAGATGACCATCAAGATGAATGAGTCAGATGTG tGGTTTGAGGAGAAGCTGCAGGAGGTGGAGTCTGCAGACCAGCAGTTCCGAAAGCTCCACGTTCTGGTGGAGTGTCTGGTCATCCACAGGAAAG AGCTCTCCACGAACACAGCCAGCTTTGCCAAGAGCACCGCCATGTTGGGCAGCGCCGAGGACAACACGGCGCTGTCCCGCGCCCTCTCGCAGCTGGCCGAGGTGGAGGACAAGATGGAGCAGCTGCATCAAGACCAGGCGGCCAACGACACCTTCCGCTTCGCCGAGCTCATCGCTGATTTCATACGGCTGCTGGGCGCCGTCAGG GGCTCGTTTGACCACCGCATGAAGGCGTGGCAGCGCTGGCAGGACGCACAGACCATGCTGCAGAAGAAGCGTGAGACCGAAGCCAAACTTCAGTGGGCCAACAAGCCTGACAAGGTGCAGCAGGCAAAAGAAGAGATCGCAGAG TGGGAAGCCAAGGTGACGCAATACGAGCGAGACTTTGACAGAGTTTCTGCCACCGTGCGCAAGGAAGTGCTCCGCTTTGAG AAAGAAAAGGCGAAAAATTTCAAAAGACAGATCATCAAATATCTGGAGAGTCTGCTCAAGTCCCAGCAACAG CTCATGAAGTACTGGGAGGCCTTCTTACCTGAAGCGAAAGCAATCGCCTGA
- the ireb2 gene encoding iron-responsive element-binding protein 2 has translation MALASTGKEHPYHHLIDRLSDGSLKFFNPHKLNDPRYVKLPLSIRVLLEAAIRSCDGLYVKDKDVESILDWEQQQAKTEVPFLPARVLLQDFTGIPAMVDLAAMRDALIKHGVDPSLVNPKCPTDLIVDHCLQKDFSKCAIQNAPNPGGGEGPSRPPPSSKPLPRGASHCGGQRGSCSKAACSDPPSSTGGPAHTSVQQIENTPLLCPFHLKPVSEAETAVKNQEMELIRNKERLQFFKWCSKAFKNVNVVPPDVGAVHQVNLEYLSRVIQVRGGLIYPDSVLGTDSHTTMINGLGILGWGVGGIESEAVMLGQPVSLTLPQVVGCKLVGSINPLTTSIDVVLGITKHLRQAGIAGKFVEFFGPGVSQLSAPDRTTIANMCPEYNATVSFFPVDRVTIQHFKKTHFSQKKLELLESYLKAVKLFRTYEDPAEDPQFSEVIEINMSSMVPYVSGPKRPQDRMAVCSMKEGFQSCLDEKVGPKGFNISKDKQHIQVPFLHGGQEYQLAHGSLVIAAVISCTNNCNPSVMLTAGLLAKKAVEAGLMVKPYIRTSLAPGSGMVTHYLNASGVLPYFNQLGFEVIGYGCATCVGNIAPLPETVVDAIKQGDLVTCGILSGNRHFEGRLCDCVRANYLASPPLVVAYAIAGTVGIDFEKEPLGLTSDGKELYLRDIWPSREEVREMEEDTVISSIFKELKERMEKENTFWSNIECPESVIFPWDTKSTYIRSPSFFSKLSKEVPPPQSIDNAHALLFLGDKVTTDHISPAGSIARVSAAAKYLLSKRLTPREFNSYGARRGNDAVMTRGTFASIKLQNRLVGKAGPKTVHIPSGQTLDVFEAAERYQRDGVPLVILAGKDYGSGNSRDWVAKGPYLLGVRAVIAESFEKLHKNQLVGMGIMPLQFAPEHNADTLELSGKERFSISLPERLCARQQLTVKTSQGKSFEVTAQFDSDLEVTVFQHGGLLRYVARTML, from the exons AGCACCCGTATCACCATTTAATCGACAGGCTATCAGACGGAAGCCTCAAGTTCTTCAATCCGCACAAATTAAACGATCCAAGATATG TCAAGCTGCCTTTGTCCATCCGCGTCTTGTTGGAGGCGGCCATCCGAAGCTGCGATGGGTTATACGTGAAAGACAAAGACGTGGAGAGCATCTTGGACTGGGAGCAGCAGCAAGCGAAAACCGAGGTGCCCTTCTTGCCAGCACGGGTCCTCCTGCAGGACTTCAC TGGTATCCCTGCCATGGTTGACCTGGCCGCCATGAGGGACGCCTTGATCAAACACGGTGTGGACCCCAGCCTGGTCAACCCCAAATGCCCCACAGACCTCATTGTGGACCACTGTCTGCAGAAAGACTTCAGCAAATG TGCCATACAGAACGCGCCTAACCCCGGTGGAGGGGAAGGCCCTTCCCGTCCGCCCCCTTCCTCAAAGCCTCTTCCCAGAGGAGCTTCACATTGTGGAGGCCAGCGGGGCTCCTGTAGCAAAGCGGCTTGCAGTGACCCTCCGTCGTCTACGGGGGGACCAGCTCATACCTCGGTGCAGCAGATCGAGAACACGCCTCTGCTCTGTCCCTTCCACCTGAAACCAGTTTCTGA agCCGAAACAGCTGTGAAGAATCAAGAAATGGAGCTGATCAGGAATAAAGAAAGACTTCAGTTCTTTAAG tgGTGCTCTAAAGCCTTCAAAAATGTCAATGTTGTTCCTCCTGACGTCGGCGCTGTACACCAAGTCAATTTGGAGTATCTTTCCCGAGTCATCCAGGTCCGCGGAGGTTTGATTTACCCCGACAGCGTGTTGGGCACAGACTCTCACACCACAATGATCAATGGCCTAGGCATCTTGGGCtggg GTGTGGGCGGAATCGAGTCAGAAGCGGTGATGTTGGGCCAGCCAGTGTCTCTGACGCTCCCCCAAGTGGTGGGCTGCAAACTTGTGGGCTCCATCAACCCCCTGACCACCTCCATAGACGTGGTCCTCGGCATCACGAAG CACTTGCGTCAAGCCGGCATCGCTGGGAAGTTTGTGGAGTTTTTCGGTCCTGGCGTGTCACAGCTCTCAGCCCCCGACAGAACCACCATCGCCAACATGTGCCCTGAGTACAACGCCACCGTCAGCTTCTTCCCCGTGGACAGGGTCACCATTCAGCACTTTAAAAAGACGC ACTTTTCCCAGAAAAAGCTTGAGTTACTGGAGTCCTATCTGAAGGCTGTAAAGCTATTCAGAACGTATGAGGACCCCGCAGAAGACCCCCAGTTTTCTGAG GTGATTGAAATCAACATGAGCTCCATGGTGCCGTACGTCAGCGGGCCCAAGAGGCCGCAGGACCGCATGGCCGTCTGCAGCATGAAAGAAGGATTTCAGAGTTGTCTGGATGAAAAG GTGGGGCCTAAAGGCTTCAATATCTCCAAGGACAAGCAGCACATCCAGGTTCCCTTCCTGCACGGGGGCCAGGAGTACCAACTCGCCCACGGCTCGTTGGTCATCGCCGCTGTGATCAGCTGCACCAACAACTGCAACCCCTCTGTAATGCTGACGGCAG GTCTGCTAGCCAAGAAGGCTGTGGAGGCGGGGCTTATGGTCAAGCCGTATATCCGCACAAGCCTGGCGCCTGGAAGTGGCATGGTCACGCACTATCTCAACGCCAGCGGTGTCCTGCCGTATTTCAACCAGCTGGg CTTTGAGGTGATCGGCTACGGTTGTGCCACCTGTGTAGGGAACATTGCGCCGTTACCAGAAACCGTGGTGGATGCAATCAAGcag GGGGACTTGGTGACGTGCGGCATCCTATCGGGCAACAGGCACTTTGAAGGCCGTCTTTGTGACTGTGTACGAGCCAACTACCTGGCCTCGCCGCCCCTGGTGGTGGCCTATGCTATTGCAGGCACCGTGGGCATCGACTTTGAGAAAGAGCCTCTCG GTTTGACATCAGACGGGAAGGAGCTGTACCTTCGCGACATCTGGCCGTCCAGAGAAGAGGTCCGAGAGATGGAAGAGGACACCGTCATCTCCTCAATCTTCAAGGAGCTCAAAGAAAGGATGGAG AAAGAGAACACGTTTTGGAGCAACATCGAATGTCCCGAGTCAGTCATCTTTCCCTGGGACACCAAGTCCACGTACATCCGCTCGCCGTCTTTCTTCAGCAAACTA AGTAAAGAAGTCCCGCCCCCTCAGTCAATAGACAACGCCCACGCCTTATTGTTCCTCGGCGACAAGGTGACTACGGACCACATCTCGCCAGCAGGCAGCATCGCCAGGGTCAGCGCCGCTGCCAAATACCTGCTCAGCAAACG CCTGACTCCTCGGGAGTTTAACTCGTACGGCGCTCGGCGAGGAAACGACGCCGTGATGACCAGAGGGACGTTCGCCAGCATCAAGCTCCAAAACAGACTGGTGGGCAAAGCGGGCCCCAAGACGGTCCACATTCCTTCAGGCCAGACT CTGGACGTCTTCGAGGCCGCCGAGCGCTACCAGAGAGACGGCGTCCCACTCGTCATCCTCGCCGGCAAAGACTACGGCTCCGGGAACTCCAGGGACTGGGTGGCTAAAGGACCATACCTGCTG GGCGTCCGCGCGGTCATCGCAGAGAGCTTCGAGAAGCTCCACAAGAACCAGCTGGTGGGGATGGGCATCATGCCGCTGCAGTTCGCACCCGAGCACAATGCCGACACATTGGAGCTGAGTGGCAAGGAGAGGTTCAGCATTAGCCTGCCAGAGCGCCTCTGTGCCAGGCAGCAGCTCACCGTTAag ACTAGTCAAGGAAAGTCTTTTGAAGTCACCGCACAGTTTGACAGCGACTTGGAAGTCACCGTCTTCCAACACGGGGGCCTGCTGAGATACGTTGCAAGGACAATGCTCTGA